From Pelotomaculum schinkii, the proteins below share one genomic window:
- a CDS encoding diol dehydratase small subunit, with translation MSYIKQYPFAEKSPGLIKGISGKKLDEIDLKKIISGEIDNMDIRISPETLELQAKVAEEQGRTQFAANLRRAKELCVVPDGIILEIYDKLRPYRVTKKELLDIADDLETKYNATLNAELVREAVHHYEERGVLKSEEV, from the coding sequence ATTAAACAGTATCCTTTTGCAGAAAAGTCCCCTGGTTTGATTAAGGGGATTTCCGGAAAGAAACTTGACGAAATTGACTTGAAAAAAATTATCAGCGGGGAAATAGACAATATGGATATTCGTATTTCTCCGGAGACGTTGGAGCTTCAGGCTAAAGTAGCTGAAGAGCAAGGGAGAACCCAGTTTGCCGCAAACCTCAGACGTGCTAAAGAACTCTGTGTTGTTCCAGACGGAATAATTCTGGAAATCTATGATAAACTTCGTCCTTATCGTGTCACGAAAAAAGAGTTGCTTGATATAGCTGATGACTTGGAAACAAAATATAATGCTACTCTTAATGCTGAGCTTGTAAGGGAAGCAGTACATCATTACGAAGAAAGAGGGGTCCTGAAAAGCGAGGAGGTATAA